The Edaphobacter sp. 12200R-103 genome contains a region encoding:
- the glgP gene encoding alpha-glucan family phosphorylase → MSNSESPSADFDLSTRTIAYFSMEIALSPQLPTYSGGLGMLAGDTLRSAADGSAPVIALSLVYRRGYFRQQLSDAGQQTEADVPWSPERLPEAGPIVTLDMQDRQIKLRAWRYDVIGVTGHIVPVFLLDSDVDGNDPWDRRLTDHLYGGDTYYRLCQEAILGLGGILLLQALGVKPEVYHMNEGHASLLTIGLLEERLRGRVLSEATDADRQSVRQQCVFTTHTPVPAGHDQFGLDQMNQVLGHDRGAAIEAAGGLHNGLLNMTYLALCLSRYVNGVAMQHGKVSQYMFPEYKVHSITNGVHAATWMSPNFQELLDAEIPEWRTDNRYFRSIYGVDPARISACHLKNKQRLFAWLARRTAHYFNPAVLTLGFARRVATYKRAGLLLHDPERLVALAEKIGGLQILYAGKAHPADNAAKALIRDVFAAAAKLNSDSLKIYYIENYDWELGAMLTQGVDVWVNTPRRPYEASGTSGMKAALNGVPSLSILDGWWIEGCAENTTGWAIENGETEEAEANSLYNKLEKVVAPLWASPNAWARLQQHCIGINGAFFNTQRMLSQYLTNAYFPITANTEQLDLTVSPSEDVGLHEPAFIRAH, encoded by the coding sequence ATGAGCAATTCCGAATCACCCTCCGCAGACTTCGATCTCTCTACCCGCACCATTGCGTACTTCTCCATGGAGATTGCCCTGTCTCCTCAGCTGCCGACATATAGCGGCGGCCTCGGCATGCTTGCCGGAGATACGCTGCGTTCGGCAGCCGATGGTTCAGCGCCCGTCATAGCGCTGTCGCTGGTCTATCGCCGTGGCTACTTCCGTCAGCAACTCTCTGATGCCGGCCAGCAGACGGAAGCGGATGTCCCCTGGTCTCCCGAACGTCTGCCTGAGGCTGGCCCGATCGTCACGTTGGACATGCAGGACCGGCAGATCAAGCTTCGCGCCTGGCGCTACGATGTAATTGGAGTAACCGGGCATATCGTTCCCGTGTTTTTGCTCGACAGCGACGTTGACGGGAACGATCCCTGGGATCGCAGGTTGACCGACCATCTTTACGGTGGAGACACCTACTATCGGTTGTGCCAGGAGGCCATCCTCGGTCTCGGCGGAATTCTTCTATTGCAGGCCCTTGGGGTAAAACCAGAGGTCTACCACATGAACGAAGGACATGCCTCGCTGCTCACGATAGGCTTGCTGGAAGAGAGGTTGCGCGGCAGGGTTTTGAGCGAGGCGACGGATGCCGATCGGCAAAGCGTGCGGCAGCAATGCGTCTTCACCACCCATACTCCAGTCCCTGCGGGACACGATCAGTTCGGCCTCGACCAGATGAACCAGGTTCTGGGGCACGATCGCGGGGCAGCAATTGAGGCTGCGGGAGGCCTGCACAACGGCCTGCTCAACATGACCTACCTCGCCCTGTGCCTGTCGCGCTACGTGAATGGCGTCGCCATGCAGCACGGCAAGGTCTCCCAGTACATGTTTCCTGAATATAAGGTGCACTCCATTACCAACGGTGTGCATGCAGCGACATGGATGTCTCCGAACTTTCAGGAGCTTCTCGACGCGGAGATTCCCGAGTGGCGCACTGATAACCGCTACTTCCGCTCCATCTACGGGGTGGACCCGGCACGTATCTCGGCCTGTCATCTTAAGAACAAGCAGCGCCTCTTCGCCTGGCTCGCGCGCCGCACGGCACATTACTTTAACCCTGCCGTTCTTACGCTGGGGTTTGCCCGTCGCGTAGCTACCTACAAGCGCGCCGGACTACTGCTCCATGACCCTGAACGTCTCGTTGCTCTGGCTGAGAAGATTGGCGGACTGCAGATTCTCTACGCGGGCAAAGCTCACCCCGCCGACAACGCTGCCAAGGCGCTCATTCGCGATGTCTTTGCGGCTGCCGCAAAGCTCAACTCGGACTCGCTCAAGATCTACTACATCGAAAACTACGATTGGGAACTGGGAGCCATGCTGACCCAGGGAGTCGATGTCTGGGTCAATACGCCGCGGCGGCCGTATGAAGCTTCAGGCACTTCGGGCATGAAGGCGGCCCTCAACGGTGTGCCTTCACTCTCCATTCTGGATGGATGGTGGATTGAGGGTTGTGCTGAAAATACCACTGGCTGGGCGATTGAAAACGGCGAGACAGAAGAGGCCGAAGCCAACAGCCTCTACAACAAGCTGGAAAAGGTAGTTGCTCCCTTGTGGGCGAGCCCCAACGCCTGGGCCCGTCTGCAGCAACACTGCATCGGCATCAATGGCGCGTTCTTCAACACGCAGCGCATGCTCAGCCAATACCTGACAAACGCATACTTCCCGATAACAGCGAATACCGAACAGCTCGATCTCACCGTTTCTCCTTCCGAAGACGTTGGGCTGCACGAACCCGCATTCATCCGGGCGCACTGA